One window from the genome of Pararhizobium gei encodes:
- a CDS encoding nucleoside hydrolase has protein sequence MTMPRKIIIDTDPGQDDAAAIMLALGSPGELDVLGITAVAGNVPVALTARNVRVICELCNRQDIKVFAGADRPLVRKLVTAEHVHGKTGLDGPVVNEPTMLLQERHAVEFIVETLLSEEPGTVTLCTLGALTNIALALQQAPDIAGRILELVMMGGGLFEGGNITPAAEFNVYVDPEAAAIVFKSGIPIVMMPLDVTHKVLTHKARVERIKAIGSPAAVAMAQMLEFFERFDVAKYGSDGGPLHDPTVIAYLLKPELFGGRDCNVEIETESALTMGMTVIDWWQVTGRQHNAKVMRDIDAQGFFDLLTERLARL, from the coding sequence ATGACGATGCCGAGAAAGATCATCATCGACACCGATCCCGGTCAGGACGATGCTGCAGCCATCATGTTGGCACTGGGCAGCCCTGGGGAACTCGATGTTCTCGGCATCACAGCGGTGGCGGGAAACGTGCCCGTGGCGCTGACAGCCCGCAATGTCCGCGTCATCTGCGAGCTGTGCAATCGGCAGGATATCAAGGTCTTTGCAGGAGCGGACCGCCCGCTGGTCCGGAAATTGGTGACGGCAGAGCATGTCCACGGAAAAACCGGTCTCGACGGCCCCGTCGTCAACGAGCCGACAATGCTGCTGCAAGAGCGGCACGCAGTCGAATTCATTGTCGAAACGCTGCTGTCGGAGGAGCCGGGCACTGTGACGCTCTGCACCTTGGGAGCGCTGACCAATATTGCTCTTGCGCTGCAACAAGCTCCGGACATAGCCGGCCGCATCCTGGAACTCGTCATGATGGGCGGCGGCCTTTTCGAGGGCGGCAATATCACGCCCGCTGCCGAGTTCAATGTCTATGTCGATCCCGAAGCGGCGGCGATCGTGTTTAAATCCGGCATTCCGATCGTCATGATGCCGCTGGATGTCACGCATAAGGTCCTGACCCACAAGGCGCGTGTCGAGAGGATCAAGGCCATCGGCTCGCCGGCCGCAGTTGCGATGGCGCAGATGCTGGAGTTCTTCGAACGGTTTGACGTTGCGAAATATGGCAGCGACGGCGGCCCCCTTCACGACCCGACGGTCATCGCTTATCTGCTGAAGCCTGAACTTTTCGGGGGGCGCGACTGCAATGTGGAGATCGAGACGGAGTCGGCGCTGACCATGGGCATGACAGTGATCGACTGGTGGCAGGTAACCGGACGTCAGCACAATGCCAAGGTCATGCGCGACATCGATGCGCAAGGGTTTTTCGATCTTCTGACCGAACGGTTGGCCCGTCTCTGA
- a CDS encoding methyl-accepting chemotaxis protein has product MFKFKAKSLATKLIAVTGATIALFLLASNTVLISQTQDRVETLVLDQARTEAKSIASDIASNIAELAGAARSTAGIIGRGHEGGYLDRKGVVDLLKANVEKNTFAFGSWFAEEPNVFDGKATDYAGKKDFGASKDGTLNPYWTKGKTGIDFSTFDSDYPADWYALAAKSLKGAMSPPYTETTTGDNNSMSSIAYPVISGGKLLGVSGVDVSLSSLASKVRDIRPFGTGRVTLLSQTGKWLVAPVPDLLMKDYDGVGADIVKDALSTSRPGMIHDLSYDGLETFERVVYPFSLPDVNTTWVVLVDVPQSAINAPVAAQTYMMVAGGLIVLAAVLLGLYLAVRSFVQKPLASLVRDVEALSGGIYTAPISGQDRIDETGSVAKALEGFRHQLADTRRLEAEAQRERLQSEEHRSQSEAERARSTATQRHIVSKLAEGLSHLSSGDLTYRVVEDFPGEYAQLKSDFNAAVESLEETIRTVNTSVVNIGTGTSEISNAANDLSHRTEQQAASLEETAAALDELTSQVNASADNAKVAAKSVETASSDAEQSGEVVQKAIAAMKGIEQSSGEVSRIIGVIDEIAFQTNLLALNAGVEAARAGEAGKGFAVVAQEVRELAQRSANAAKEIKTLINTSAGQVRDGVDLVGRAGGALQKIADQVVQINGLIRQISGSASEQAVGLKEINTAVNQMDQVTQQNAAMVEETTAASMTLNEEARALGTLVARFRVAHQHQSQAGMLRGAAEKMRAPTGTQRYTAPARPQADRAASSKSTPKTSGNAALAQDHWEEF; this is encoded by the coding sequence ATGTTCAAGTTCAAGGCAAAGTCGCTTGCGACCAAGCTGATCGCCGTCACGGGCGCCACCATCGCGCTCTTCCTGCTTGCATCCAACACCGTGCTTATCTCGCAAACGCAGGATCGGGTCGAAACCCTGGTTCTTGACCAGGCCCGGACAGAGGCCAAATCGATTGCGTCCGATATTGCCAGCAACATTGCCGAACTGGCCGGCGCAGCGCGCTCGACGGCGGGCATTATCGGTCGTGGCCACGAAGGCGGCTATCTCGATCGGAAAGGTGTCGTCGACCTCCTGAAAGCCAATGTCGAGAAGAACACCTTCGCCTTCGGCAGCTGGTTTGCCGAAGAGCCGAATGTCTTCGATGGAAAGGCCACCGACTATGCCGGCAAGAAGGATTTCGGCGCGAGCAAAGACGGAACGCTGAATCCCTATTGGACGAAGGGTAAAACGGGCATCGATTTCTCGACCTTCGATTCGGATTATCCGGCCGACTGGTATGCGCTTGCTGCAAAGAGCCTGAAAGGTGCGATGTCGCCGCCCTACACCGAGACGACGACGGGCGATAACAATTCCATGTCCTCCATCGCTTATCCGGTGATCTCGGGCGGAAAATTGCTTGGCGTCAGCGGCGTCGATGTCTCGTTGAGTTCACTGGCCAGCAAGGTTAGGGATATCCGACCCTTCGGCACCGGCCGGGTGACGCTGCTGTCGCAGACCGGCAAATGGCTGGTGGCCCCGGTGCCGGATCTGCTGATGAAGGATTATGACGGCGTCGGAGCCGACATCGTGAAGGATGCACTGTCCACTTCCCGGCCAGGCATGATCCATGATCTTAGCTATGATGGGCTCGAGACATTCGAGCGGGTCGTCTATCCCTTCTCGCTGCCGGATGTGAACACGACATGGGTCGTGTTGGTCGATGTTCCTCAAAGCGCCATCAACGCGCCGGTGGCGGCCCAGACCTACATGATGGTCGCCGGCGGCCTGATCGTGCTCGCCGCTGTTCTGCTCGGGCTTTATCTTGCCGTGCGCAGCTTCGTCCAGAAGCCCCTGGCAAGCCTTGTACGCGATGTGGAAGCCCTTAGCGGCGGCATCTATACGGCACCGATTTCAGGTCAGGATCGGATTGATGAGACGGGATCTGTCGCCAAAGCCCTCGAAGGATTCCGGCATCAGCTCGCCGATACCAGGCGTCTCGAAGCCGAAGCGCAGCGGGAGCGTCTGCAGTCCGAGGAACACCGCAGCCAATCCGAGGCGGAACGTGCCCGGTCCACAGCAACGCAACGGCATATCGTTTCGAAGCTCGCCGAGGGACTGTCCCACCTGTCTTCGGGCGATCTCACCTATCGCGTCGTCGAGGATTTTCCGGGTGAGTACGCGCAATTGAAGAGCGACTTCAATGCGGCGGTGGAAAGCCTTGAAGAAACCATCCGCACGGTCAACACATCGGTCGTCAATATCGGCACCGGGACCAGTGAAATCAGCAACGCCGCCAACGACCTGTCGCACCGCACGGAACAGCAGGCGGCAAGCCTGGAAGAAACGGCTGCGGCGCTTGACGAACTGACCTCGCAGGTCAATGCAAGTGCCGACAATGCCAAGGTGGCTGCAAAATCGGTGGAGACGGCGAGCAGCGATGCGGAACAATCCGGCGAGGTCGTTCAAAAAGCCATTGCCGCGATGAAGGGCATCGAACAGTCGTCGGGTGAAGTCAGCCGCATCATCGGCGTGATCGATGAAATCGCTTTCCAGACGAATCTCCTGGCGCTCAATGCCGGTGTCGAAGCCGCGCGTGCAGGCGAGGCAGGCAAGGGATTTGCCGTCGTCGCTCAGGAGGTCCGGGAACTCGCCCAGCGCTCGGCCAATGCCGCCAAGGAAATCAAGACGCTGATCAACACCTCGGCAGGCCAGGTGCGCGATGGGGTGGATCTGGTGGGCAGGGCGGGAGGTGCGCTGCAGAAGATCGCCGATCAGGTGGTTCAGATCAACGGACTGATCCGCCAGATTTCCGGCTCTGCCTCCGAACAGGCCGTCGGCCTCAAGGAGATCAACACCGCGGTGAACCAGATGGATCAGGTAACCCAGCAGAATGCCGCGATGGTCGAGGAGACAACGGCCGCCAGCATGACGCTGAACGAAGAGGCCCGAGCCCTCGGCACGCTTGTCGCCCGCTTCCGCGTTGCGCATCAGCATCAATCTCAGGCCGGCATGCTTCGCGGCGCTGCGGAAAAGATGCGGGCTCCAACAGGGACACAACGATACACTGCTCCCGCAAGGCCTCAAGCTGATCGCGCTGCGTCATCGAAATCCACGCCAAAAACGTCTGGAAACGCAGCTCTCGCCCAAGACCATTGGGAAGAGTTCTGA
- a CDS encoding ribokinase — protein sequence MITVFGSINMDLIATTARLPKPGETVAGTSFSTAAGGKGANQALAARRGGAEVRMAGAVGSDHFAAEALALLRQAGTDLALVKTADEPTGTAHILVGGDGENVIVVVASANGTVSPDDAAAAVSPMTPGDMLMLQLEIPPASVEAALRAAKSKGVTSIINIAPLTDDAARLGRMADIVVANETEFELLAGRSGLSDAERVQAMQDLAQETGQTVIVTLGAEGVAAVRDGIVYRAKGLAIEPVDTVGAGDTFCGYLAASLNAGLDFDSALRRAAVAGSLACLNPGAQPAIPYAEAVDKLV from the coding sequence ATGATTACAGTTTTCGGCTCCATCAACATGGACCTGATTGCCACCACAGCGCGGCTGCCGAAGCCGGGTGAAACGGTTGCCGGCACCAGCTTTTCCACTGCGGCCGGCGGCAAGGGCGCCAATCAGGCTCTGGCTGCACGGCGCGGCGGCGCCGAGGTGCGCATGGCAGGTGCCGTCGGATCCGATCATTTCGCCGCCGAGGCTCTGGCATTGCTCAGACAAGCGGGGACCGATCTTGCACTGGTGAAAACGGCGGACGAACCCACCGGCACGGCCCATATTCTCGTTGGCGGAGACGGCGAAAACGTCATCGTCGTGGTCGCGAGCGCCAACGGTACTGTTAGCCCTGACGATGCGGCGGCGGCCGTGTCCCCGATGACCCCCGGCGACATGCTGATGCTGCAGCTCGAAATCCCGCCGGCCTCGGTCGAAGCGGCTCTTCGTGCCGCGAAAAGCAAAGGCGTCACGTCGATCATCAACATTGCTCCCTTGACCGACGATGCTGCGCGGCTGGGCCGCATGGCAGACATCGTCGTTGCCAACGAAACCGAGTTCGAGCTTCTCGCTGGCCGCTCAGGACTTTCGGATGCCGAGCGCGTGCAGGCCATGCAGGATCTGGCGCAAGAAACCGGGCAGACAGTGATTGTGACGTTGGGAGCCGAAGGCGTAGCGGCGGTGCGGGACGGAATCGTGTACCGTGCCAAAGGCCTGGCTATCGAGCCTGTCGATACTGTCGGGGCCGGCGACACGTTCTGCGGCTATCTTGCAGCCAGTCTCAATGCAGGCCTGGATTTCGACAGCGCGCTTCGCCGGGCGGCTGTCGCCGGCTCGCTCGCCTGCCTCAACCCCGGCGCGCAGCCGGCAATTCCCTATGCCGAAGCAGTGGACAAGCTCGTCTAA
- a CDS encoding DNA recombination protein RmuC, with protein sequence MEPLTLSLDQPLLIVGDYTLTLGTGLFLGIALFVICGIPLALSRRRERQAAQAAEERMTALLATQTEMQGRIAAMADVFGARQSELNQSISQRIDGMTHRLGTSITEQTRATHENLRRLQERLAVIDTAQTNIQSLAKDMAGLQSILSNKQTRGAFGQSRMETIIADGLPMGAYVFQAALSNGSRPDCTVRMPNGQPALVIDAKFPLEGWNAIRSADTPDMAKQAAQQFRRDMEVHIRDIAGKYLIPGETQETAFLFVPSESIFAEIHENFEGIVQKAHRARVVIVSPSLLMLSIQVIQAILRDARMREQAHLVQGEVIRLMDDLTRLDDRVRKLHGHFLTTQKDVDDILVSSDKLKRRGSRIEALELQTPGESEATKPDPKSFDSRVGQLKLRVVDED encoded by the coding sequence ATGGAACCCCTGACACTATCCCTCGATCAGCCTCTCCTCATCGTCGGCGACTATACGCTGACGCTTGGCACCGGCCTTTTCCTCGGGATCGCGCTTTTCGTGATCTGCGGCATTCCGCTTGCTCTTAGCCGGCGGCGGGAGAGGCAGGCCGCTCAGGCCGCAGAAGAGCGCATGACCGCCCTGCTTGCGACCCAGACGGAAATGCAGGGCCGCATCGCGGCAATGGCGGATGTTTTTGGCGCACGGCAATCGGAATTGAATCAATCGATCAGCCAGAGAATCGACGGCATGACCCACAGGCTCGGCACGTCGATCACCGAACAGACCAGGGCGACCCACGAAAACCTGCGCCGGTTGCAGGAGCGGCTGGCGGTGATCGATACCGCGCAGACCAATATCCAGTCTCTTGCCAAGGACATGGCGGGCTTGCAGAGCATTCTCTCCAACAAGCAGACCCGTGGCGCTTTCGGTCAGTCGCGCATGGAAACGATCATTGCCGATGGATTGCCGATGGGCGCTTACGTCTTCCAGGCTGCACTCTCGAACGGATCGCGGCCGGACTGTACCGTGCGCATGCCGAACGGCCAGCCGGCGCTGGTAATCGATGCGAAATTTCCGCTCGAAGGCTGGAACGCGATCCGCAGCGCAGATACACCCGACATGGCCAAGCAGGCGGCTCAACAGTTCCGGCGGGACATGGAGGTGCATATCCGTGACATCGCGGGAAAATACCTGATCCCCGGCGAGACACAGGAGACCGCTTTCCTCTTCGTTCCCTCGGAATCGATCTTTGCCGAAATCCACGAGAATTTCGAGGGCATTGTGCAGAAGGCGCATCGGGCGCGGGTCGTCATCGTTTCGCCGTCGCTGCTGATGCTGTCGATCCAGGTCATCCAGGCGATCCTGCGGGATGCACGGATGCGCGAACAGGCGCATCTCGTTCAGGGCGAGGTCATCCGCCTCATGGACGATCTGACACGACTGGACGACCGGGTGCGCAAGCTGCACGGCCATTTCCTGACCACACAGAAGGATGTCGACGACATCCTGGTTTCCTCGGACAAGCTGAAGCGGCGCGGCAGCCGGATCGAGGCGCTTGAGCTTCAAACGCCCGGCGAGAGCGAGGCGACAAAGCCGGACCCGAAATCCTTCGACAGCCGTGTGGGGCAGTTGAAGCTGAGAGTGGTTGACGAAGACTGA
- the def gene encoding peptide deformylase: MTIKPLIILPDPVLRQLSAPIETVDTDVLRLADDMLETMYDAPGIGLAAIQIGVPRRLLVIDLSKDDEDKQPQVFINPQILTSSAERSVYEEGCLSIPDYYAEVERPAAITVEYIDRNGGKQTIEADGLLATCLQHEIDHLNGLLFIDYISKLKREMVIRKFAKSAKMRGSKAI, translated from the coding sequence ATGACCATAAAGCCGCTCATAATCCTGCCTGACCCCGTGTTGCGTCAGCTTTCCGCACCAATTGAAACGGTCGACACAGACGTGCTCCGTCTCGCGGACGATATGCTGGAGACGATGTACGACGCTCCCGGCATAGGCCTGGCTGCGATTCAGATCGGTGTGCCCCGCCGTCTTCTGGTCATAGACCTGTCAAAAGATGATGAAGACAAGCAGCCGCAGGTCTTCATCAACCCCCAGATCCTTACCTCGTCGGCCGAGCGCTCGGTCTATGAGGAAGGCTGCCTGTCGATCCCGGATTATTATGCCGAAGTCGAGCGCCCGGCGGCGATAACGGTCGAGTATATCGACCGCAATGGCGGGAAACAGACGATCGAGGCGGATGGTCTGCTGGCGACCTGCCTCCAGCATGAAATCGACCATCTCAACGGTTTGCTGTTCATCGACTACATCTCGAAGCTCAAGCGCGAAATGGTGATCCGCAAATTTGCGAAGTCCGCCAAGATGCGCGGCAGCAAGGCCATTTGA
- a CDS encoding FitA-like ribbon-helix-helix domain-containing protein: MGDLLVRGVDDALKVELQESARRNGRSLSDEAIAQIRLALARNNGQGTTAGQRLKSLLGSERFSEAELDEIEKVRKQPDRMPPDFG; this comes from the coding sequence ATGGGCGATTTATTGGTTCGTGGAGTGGATGATGCGTTAAAGGTCGAGTTGCAGGAAAGCGCCCGCCGGAACGGCCGTAGTCTTTCAGACGAAGCAATTGCGCAAATCCGGTTGGCGCTCGCGCGGAACAACGGGCAAGGCACCACCGCCGGTCAGCGCTTGAAGTCGCTTTTGGGCTCGGAGAGATTCAGCGAGGCTGAATTGGACGAAATCGAAAAAGTCCGCAAACAGCCGGATCGTATGCCGCCGGACTTTGGCTAA
- a CDS encoding type II toxin-antitoxin system VapC family toxin produces MIVLDTNVISELQGRKNSEKILDWLEGYESEQVFLTAIAIAEIHFGIALLPSGARQDALRETFMRIENEFEGRILTFSRSAAPHYGVIAAERQKQGRQMETKDAMIAAICIAHDATLATRNVKDFAGLDLKLINPFEEA; encoded by the coding sequence ATGATCGTGCTGGACACGAACGTCATTTCCGAATTGCAAGGTCGCAAGAACAGCGAGAAAATTCTTGACTGGCTGGAGGGCTATGAAAGCGAACAGGTCTTCCTGACCGCGATCGCTATAGCGGAGATTCACTTTGGCATAGCTCTTTTGCCTTCCGGAGCAAGGCAAGACGCACTGCGGGAAACCTTCATGCGCATCGAAAACGAGTTTGAGGGGCGGATTTTGACCTTTTCGCGATCTGCAGCTCCGCACTACGGCGTTATCGCTGCCGAAAGGCAAAAGCAGGGGCGGCAGATGGAGACCAAGGACGCCATGATCGCCGCCATCTGCATCGCCCATGATGCGACGCTGGCCACGCGCAATGTAAAAGATTTCGCAGGCCTTGATTTGAAGCTGATAAACCCGTTTGAAGAGGCTTGA
- the fmt gene encoding methionyl-tRNA formyltransferase: MPLRIIFMGTPEFSVPTLAALAQAGHSIAAVYTQPPRPGGRRGLDLQKSPVHQAAELLGIPVFTPVNFKDEAERQAFRDLNADVAVVVAYGLLLPQDILNGTRLGCYNGHASLLPRWRGAAPIQRAIMAGDPETGMMVMKMDKGLDTGPVALTKTVSIGADMTAGELHDRLMLAGAGLMTEAMEKLEGGELPLTPQPEQGVIYAAKISKAETRIDFSRPANEVHDHIRGLSPFPGAWFEIEIGGRLERIKVLSSVIEKAGGETGTALFDDLTIACGDGAVRLTRLQKAGGKVLPADDFRRGTPVPAGTRLF, encoded by the coding sequence GTGCCGCTTCGCATCATCTTCATGGGAACACCCGAGTTCTCGGTTCCGACATTGGCCGCGCTGGCACAGGCGGGCCATAGCATCGCCGCCGTTTATACCCAGCCGCCGCGTCCGGGCGGCCGGCGTGGCCTGGATTTGCAGAAGTCGCCAGTCCATCAGGCAGCGGAACTTCTCGGGATCCCGGTTTTTACACCTGTGAACTTCAAGGACGAGGCGGAGCGTCAGGCGTTCCGCGATTTGAATGCCGACGTGGCCGTTGTCGTGGCTTACGGCCTGCTGCTTCCGCAAGATATCCTGAACGGCACCCGGCTTGGCTGCTACAATGGCCACGCATCGCTCCTGCCGCGCTGGCGTGGTGCGGCACCCATCCAGCGCGCCATCATGGCAGGCGACCCCGAGACCGGCATGATGGTCATGAAGATGGACAAGGGGCTCGATACCGGCCCGGTAGCCTTGACGAAAACCGTCTCCATTGGAGCCGACATGACGGCGGGCGAACTGCATGACAGACTGATGCTGGCAGGCGCCGGTCTGATGACGGAGGCCATGGAAAAGCTCGAGGGCGGCGAACTGCCGTTGACGCCGCAGCCCGAACAGGGCGTCATCTATGCGGCCAAGATCAGCAAGGCGGAAACGCGGATCGATTTCTCCAGGCCGGCCAACGAAGTGCACGACCACATTCGAGGCCTGTCGCCTTTTCCCGGCGCCTGGTTCGAAATCGAAATCGGCGGCAGGCTGGAGCGGATCAAGGTTTTATCCTCGGTGATCGAAAAGGCCGGCGGCGAGACCGGAACGGCCCTTTTTGACGATCTCACAATTGCCTGCGGCGACGGGGCCGTGCGGCTGACGCGGTTGCAGAAGGCTGGCGGCAAGGTTCTGCCAGCGGATGACTTCCGGCGCGGCACCCCCGTTCCTGCCGGCACGAGACTTTTCTGA
- the truA gene encoding tRNA pseudouridine(38-40) synthase TruA, with translation MPRFRVTIEYDGSAYVGWQRQDNGASVQSAVEKAVFRLTGETVPVRGAGRTDSGVHAWGQVAHLDLTRAWKPETLRNALNAYLGQAGDRVSIIDAAAVGPEFDARFSALRRHYLYRILSRPAPLALEAKRAWWVSKTLDHQAMHAAAQMLIGRHDFTTFRSTHCQANSPVRTLDRLDVTRSGDLIEIRATAQSFLHNQIRSFAGTLKLVGEGRWTPADVRAALEARDRKACGPVAPPDGLYFMQVDY, from the coding sequence ATGCCGCGTTTTCGTGTGACGATCGAATATGACGGGTCCGCCTATGTCGGCTGGCAGAGGCAGGACAACGGCGCGTCCGTGCAGAGCGCCGTCGAGAAAGCCGTATTCCGCCTGACGGGCGAGACGGTGCCGGTGCGTGGTGCCGGCCGCACGGATTCCGGCGTCCATGCCTGGGGCCAGGTGGCGCATCTGGACCTGACGCGCGCATGGAAACCCGAAACCCTGCGCAATGCGCTCAATGCCTATCTCGGACAAGCCGGCGACCGGGTTTCGATCATCGATGCGGCGGCAGTCGGGCCAGAGTTCGATGCCCGCTTTTCGGCGCTCAGGCGTCACTATCTCTACCGCATCCTCTCGCGCCCGGCGCCGCTCGCGCTGGAGGCGAAGCGCGCCTGGTGGGTTTCGAAAACGCTTGATCACCAGGCGATGCATGCCGCCGCGCAGATGCTGATCGGTCGCCATGACTTCACCACTTTCCGCTCGACCCACTGCCAGGCAAACAGCCCTGTCCGCACGCTTGACCGGTTGGATGTGACGCGCAGCGGTGATCTGATCGAAATCCGGGCGACGGCGCAGAGTTTTCTCCACAACCAGATTCGCTCCTTTGCAGGCACCCTGAAGCTCGTCGGCGAGGGCAGGTGGACGCCGGCCGATGTGCGTGCGGCGCTCGAAGCCAGGGACCGCAAGGCCTGTGGCCCGGTCGCCCCGCCGGACGGGCTCTATTTCATGCAGGTCGATTATTGA